In Scylla paramamosain isolate STU-SP2022 chromosome 31, ASM3559412v1, whole genome shotgun sequence, one DNA window encodes the following:
- the LOC135116413 gene encoding uncharacterized protein LOC135116413: MSESGEASSASRSPSPPAPRAFCGPSPLPGSTVRPQDDDDRHRDHSSRRLSGRHGCVRLRNSADARGSRGTSPAPLPWSVVLDALTDLRGEVEALKADRRQLPPPTGSAQVTVEDSTLGGRGLSPPCSATFSGFSARMSEDEAVSMPAAPADSTLIQGTKAFGPSDTVVADIDNRVAEMVNFLFDNGMREEDYKAMCEDDVVKRPNNCHALAPVECNPQVLEALKLDARKTDFRLMEVNKDILRASTIITKSLVALDDLAEQEGNPKLAHEVSMLNGALALLGNANHRNNLARRFVMKRELNYKYAHLCSDKVPITRFLFGDDVSQSARQIEEAEKLRSKFSQKKPAFTSKFAGKRPGGYWNKPASRGYYARFQPYGQQRYGSRAAPRLPSTRQDVEPKNSKGRGGRSRQPQ, from the coding sequence ATGTCGGAGTCTGGTGAAGCGTCCTCTGCCTCtcgatccccttcccctcctgccccacGTGCCTTCTGTgggccttctcctctccctgggTCCACTGTTCGCCCTCAAGATGACGACGACAGGCACAGGGATCATTCATCTCGTCGCTTGAGTGGGAGGCATGGTTGCGTGAGATTACGTAACAGTGCTGACGCACGTGGTTCCCGCGgcacttctcctgctcctctcccttgGTCAGTTGTGTTGGACGCCTTGACTGATTTGCGGGGTGAAGTGGAGGCCttgaaggcagacagacggcaACTACCACCCCCTACTGGGTCGGCGCAGGTGACTGTGGAGGACAGTACTCTGGGGGGCAGGGGTTTGTCGCCTCCTTGTTCTGCCACTTTTTCTGGTTTCTCGGCCAGGATGAGTGAGGATGAGGCAGTGTCGATGCCTGCCGCCCCTGCTGACAGCACCTTAATTCAGGGCACTAAGGCCTTTGGTCCTTCTGACACGGTGGTTGCTGACATTGACAATAGAGTGGCAGAGATGGTAAACTTTCTCTTTGATAATggtatgagagaggaggactacAAGGCCATGTGTGAGGACGATGTTGTCAAGAGGCCTAATAACTGCCATGCTCTTGCGCCAGTGGAATGCAACCCACAGGTGTTGGAGGCCCTGAAGCTGGATGCCAGGAAGACAGACTTCCGCTTGATGGAGGTAAATAAGGACATCCTGCGGGCttcaaccattatcaccaaatccTTAGTGGCGCTGGATGATTTGGCTGAACAGGAAGGTAACCCCAAGTTGGCACATGAGGTGAGCATGCTAAATGGTGCCTTGGCATTGCTAGGCAATGCCAATCACAGGAACAATTTGGCCAGGCGTTTTGTCATGAAACGCGAGttaaactataaatatgctCATCTTTGTTCAGATAAGGTGCCAATTACTCGTTTTCTGTTCGGTGACGATGTGTCCCAGTCTGCCAGACAAATTGAGGAAGCGGAGAAACTGCGGAGTAAGTTCTCGCAGAAAAAGCCTGCCTTTACTAGCAAGTTCGCAGGTAAACGCCCTGGTGGATATTGGAACAAGCCTGCTAGTAGGGGTTATTACGCCAGGTTCCAACCCTACGGGCAACAGAGGTATGGCTCCAGGGCTGCCCCACGACTGCCTTCCACTCGTCAGGATGTGGAGCCAAAAAACTCCAAGGGCCGGGGCGGCCGCAGCAGGCAGCCCCAGTAA